In Gossypium arboreum isolate Shixiya-1 chromosome 5, ASM2569848v2, whole genome shotgun sequence, a single genomic region encodes these proteins:
- the LOC108474589 gene encoding uncharacterized protein LOC108474589, translating to MCIPKDDDLRQSILREAHSSLYPMHPGKNKMYQNLRELYWCPGLKHEVMDYEASIGMAPYEALYGQRCRTPTCWIELGEQRICPELVANTEDKVKLIQDRLKEALDRQKSYAVLKHQEIEYAVGDLVFFKLELPPELSQIHDVFHVPMLRWYRSDPSHVVVVEEIDIRPGLTFEEEPIQIIGCHVKVLRRKFVPLVKVLWRNHKDDRATYEPEETM from the exons atgtgtataccaAAGGACGATGATCTAAGGCAGTCTATTCTGCGGGAAGCACATAGCAGTCTCTATCCTATGCATCCTGGCAAAAATAAGATGTATCAGAATTTGCGTGAGCTTTATTGGTGCCCTGGACTTAAGCACGAGGTTATGGA ttatgAAGCAAGTATTGggatggctccatatgaagcactgtatggacaaaGGTGTCGAACTCCAACATGTTGGATAGAATTGGGCGAACAAAGAATTTGCCCTGAGTTAGTAGcaaatactgaggataaggtaaaATTGATTCAGGATCGGTTGAAGGAGGCCTTGGATAGGCAGAAGTCGTATGCTGTCCTTAAGCATCAAGAGATAGAGTATGCAGTGGGGGACTTAGTTTTCTTTAAG CTGGAATTACCTCCTGAACTAAGCCAGatccacgatgtgtttcatgttccCATGCTAAGATGGTATcgctcggatccttcacatgtcgtgGTGGTGGAGGAAATTGACATCAGGCCAGGCCtaactttcgaggaagagcccatacaaataattggaTGTCATGTTAAGGTACTAAGAAGGAAGTTCGTCCCATTAgtaaaagtgctttggcgtaatcacaagGATGACAGGGCCACTTATGAACCTGAGGAAACGATGTGA